The following proteins are co-located in the Spinactinospora alkalitolerans genome:
- a CDS encoding SdpI family protein gives MEKGDDILPSPADTLDANAPSLRSGALVTLFCIAAMLAMTWSLWDRLPELITTRRETEYREATEVPRWIISLATPAALILVAGLLPLSFRLEGLVERGVGHQFGGGRRNKSMRHNLILIVLSPVFTTVHVAVLLFYAGQQIPVMTMVTIALGALIAVVGNFLPKIASGRPRSSSPESRRLLEAWRSSHRVGGWIMMAVGALTILLAPFLNQVALTFLVPFAVLIPFISMGIRTAVSLRR, from the coding sequence GTGGAGAAAGGCGATGACATCTTGCCGAGCCCCGCTGACACCCTCGATGCGAACGCACCGTCGCTCCGTAGCGGTGCACTCGTCACACTCTTCTGTATCGCCGCGATGCTCGCCATGACATGGTCCCTATGGGACCGGCTACCGGAGCTCATCACTACGCGGCGGGAGACGGAGTACCGAGAAGCGACCGAGGTGCCCAGGTGGATTATCTCTCTGGCCACACCGGCCGCACTCATTCTGGTCGCCGGGCTGCTGCCGCTCTCGTTCCGACTCGAAGGCCTGGTCGAGCGGGGGGTCGGTCACCAATTCGGCGGCGGCCGGCGAAACAAGTCGATGCGGCACAACCTCATCCTCATCGTGCTCTCTCCCGTGTTCACCACGGTCCATGTCGCCGTTCTGCTCTTCTACGCGGGGCAGCAGATCCCCGTCATGACCATGGTGACCATCGCACTCGGTGCGCTCATCGCCGTGGTCGGCAATTTTCTGCCGAAGATCGCCTCTGGCCGGCCGCGGTCATCCTCTCCGGAGAGCCGTCGACTTCTCGAAGCCTGGCGTTCCTCGCACAGAGTCGGCGGTTGGATCATGATGGCGGTCGGCGCACTCACCATCCTGCTCGCACCGTTCCTCAATCAGGTGGCATTGACCTTTCTCGTGCCGTTCGCCGTCCTGATCCCCTTCATCTCCATGGGAATCCGTACGGCCGTGTCGCTCCGTCGATGA
- a CDS encoding metalloregulator ArsR/SmtB family transcription factor, whose amino-acid sequence MSRNKAYEALAHPSRRAVLRILRDRDHVTAGQMASELQLAKPTLSGHLNVLKAADIVIGEREGTSIHYRINTTVLEDVLDALLSLVRAGADTRQNRDE is encoded by the coding sequence GTGTCCAGGAACAAGGCTTACGAGGCGCTGGCGCATCCATCTCGCCGTGCTGTGCTGCGCATACTCCGGGACCGGGATCACGTGACCGCCGGGCAGATGGCGAGTGAGCTGCAGCTGGCCAAGCCCACACTGTCCGGACACCTCAACGTCTTGAAGGCCGCCGACATCGTCATCGGCGAGCGTGAAGGAACGTCCATTCACTACAGGATCAACACGACCGTGCTGGAAGATGTGCTGGACGCGCTGCTGAGCCTGGTGCGTGCCGGTGCGGACACGCGGCAGAACCGAGATGAGTAG
- a CDS encoding DNA polymerase III subunit gamma and tau, which yields MSIALYRKYRPATFGEVRGQEHVTDPLRQALRNGRINHAYLFSGPRGCGKTSSARILARSLNCEKGPTPDPCGTCDSCVALAPDGGGSIDVIEIDAASHGGVDDARDLRERAFFAPVSSRYKVYIIDEAHMVTREGFNALLKLVEEPPPHLKFVFATTEPEKVIGTIRSRTHHYPFRLIPPSTLRELMEEVLSEEGVPFDPAALPLVVRAGGGSARDSLSILDQLLAGSDEQGITRDGAVALLGYTDSGLLGEMVDALGARDGAAVFGLIDRVIEGGNDPRRFTADLLERVRDLVVLAAVPDALDKGLINVSPESVEQMRDQATRLGTAELTRAAEVLNKGLTEMRGATSPRLLLELLCARVLLPGAEAGGGDGSALTARLEQLERRVAAGAAAPAPAPPAPAAAPPPPAEPRPQRPTPAADRPDDPAPQRRPEPPRAEPARSAPQRSAPPAGDGWGDLPDRAASPAPAPQPAPQAPSSPPAASGQVDAGTLQGAWPQILEAVKRRRRFTWMILTGNNVRIVGVDGNIAQLGFERPNDAKGFSNSGSDQVVQGAIQDVLRVEMRVAAVPANGAPPPPAPQRPAAPAPEPADWDAPPSPAPAPPEPRRTPTGPQEPARPPSAPEPPPVVDREPPPPEPDPGPDIPDPENDLDATDAPSPSGFALIETELGGKVIDEVDHNAV from the coding sequence GTGAGCATCGCGTTGTACCGCAAGTACCGGCCTGCGACGTTCGGCGAGGTGCGCGGGCAGGAGCACGTCACCGACCCGCTCCGCCAGGCGCTGCGCAACGGCCGGATCAACCACGCCTACCTGTTCAGCGGCCCGCGCGGCTGCGGCAAGACCTCCAGCGCCCGGATCCTCGCCCGCTCGCTCAACTGTGAGAAGGGCCCCACTCCCGATCCGTGCGGGACGTGCGACTCCTGCGTGGCGCTCGCGCCCGACGGCGGCGGCAGCATCGACGTCATCGAGATCGACGCCGCATCCCACGGTGGCGTCGACGACGCCCGCGACCTGCGCGAACGGGCCTTCTTCGCGCCGGTGAGCTCGCGCTACAAGGTCTACATCATCGACGAGGCGCACATGGTGACCCGCGAGGGCTTCAACGCGCTGCTCAAGCTCGTCGAGGAGCCGCCGCCGCACCTGAAGTTCGTCTTCGCCACCACCGAACCCGAGAAGGTCATCGGGACGATCCGGTCGCGCACCCACCACTACCCCTTCCGGCTGATCCCGCCGAGCACGCTGCGCGAGCTCATGGAGGAGGTCCTCAGCGAGGAGGGCGTGCCGTTCGACCCGGCGGCGCTGCCGCTCGTGGTGCGGGCCGGCGGGGGCTCGGCGCGCGACTCGCTGTCCATCCTCGACCAGTTGCTCGCCGGCTCCGACGAGCAGGGCATCACCCGCGACGGCGCGGTGGCGCTGCTCGGCTACACCGACTCCGGACTGCTCGGCGAGATGGTCGACGCGCTCGGCGCGCGCGACGGCGCGGCGGTGTTCGGCCTGATCGACCGCGTGATCGAGGGGGGCAACGACCCCCGCCGGTTCACCGCCGACCTGCTGGAGCGCGTCCGCGACCTCGTGGTGCTGGCCGCCGTTCCCGACGCGCTGGACAAGGGCCTGATCAACGTCTCGCCGGAGTCCGTGGAGCAGATGCGCGACCAGGCGACCCGGCTCGGCACCGCCGAGCTCACCCGCGCCGCCGAGGTCCTGAACAAGGGCCTGACCGAGATGCGCGGCGCCACGTCCCCGCGCCTGCTGCTGGAACTGCTGTGCGCGCGTGTGCTGCTGCCCGGCGCCGAGGCCGGCGGCGGCGACGGTTCGGCGCTGACGGCCCGGCTGGAGCAGTTGGAGCGCCGGGTGGCCGCCGGAGCCGCTGCGCCCGCACCGGCGCCGCCCGCACCCGCAGCGGCCCCGCCGCCACCGGCCGAGCCGCGCCCGCAGCGCCCGACCCCAGCCGCCGATCGGCCCGACGACCCCGCGCCGCAGCGGCGTCCGGAGCCGCCCCGGGCCGAACCCGCCCGATCGGCGCCGCAGCGCTCCGCGCCGCCCGCCGGCGACGGGTGGGGCGACCTCCCCGACCGCGCGGCGAGCCCGGCCCCCGCGCCGCAGCCCGCGCCGCAGGCGCCGTCGTCGCCCCCGGCCGCCTCCGGGCAGGTCGACGCCGGGACGCTGCAAGGCGCCTGGCCGCAGATCCTGGAGGCGGTCAAGCGCCGCCGCCGGTTCACCTGGATGATCCTCACCGGCAACAACGTCCGGATCGTCGGGGTCGACGGCAACATCGCCCAGCTCGGCTTCGAACGCCCCAACGACGCGAAGGGGTTCTCCAACAGCGGCAGCGACCAGGTGGTCCAGGGCGCGATCCAGGACGTGCTGCGGGTGGAGATGCGGGTGGCGGCGGTCCCGGCGAACGGCGCGCCGCCGCCCCCGGCGCCGCAGCGGCCCGCCGCGCCCGCGCCCGAGCCCGCGGACTGGGACGCCCCGCCGTCTCCGGCGCCCGCCCCGCCGGAGCCCCGACGCACGCCCACGGGACCGCAGGAGCCCGCGCGTCCGCCGTCCGCGCCGGAGCCGCCCCCGGTGGTCGACCGGGAGCCGCCCCCGCCGGAACCCGACCCCGGGCCCGACATCCCCGACCCGGAGAACGACCTCGACGCCACCGACGCCCCGTCCCCGTCGGGCTTCGCCCTGATCGAGACCGAACTGGGCGGCAAGGTCATCGACGAGGTCGACCACAACGCGGTGTAA
- a CDS encoding histidine kinase, whose product MSVLLLLTGGWLWHGMTGPLTATALVVLRPRIGWAVAAVVTAALLPFALLLSLPLDKALHWAACHTAAMVGTYVLARLVDIVHERLRDRRSSERSALAEERGRIAADVHDILGRTLTAIALKGEIIPRMGSDQPGLQDGEPIPGDADAQCALRGPVRHRVLVDHHP is encoded by the coding sequence TTGTCCGTCCTTCTGCTGCTGACGGGTGGATGGCTGTGGCACGGCATGACGGGACCGCTGACCGCCACGGCCCTCGTCGTGCTACGGCCCCGGATCGGATGGGCGGTGGCGGCCGTGGTCACCGCGGCTCTTCTGCCCTTCGCCCTTCTGCTGTCGCTACCACTGGACAAGGCCCTGCACTGGGCCGCCTGCCACACGGCCGCCATGGTGGGCACCTACGTCCTGGCGCGGCTCGTGGACATCGTCCACGAGCGGTTGCGGGACCGGCGGTCATCGGAGCGGAGCGCGCTCGCGGAGGAGCGGGGCCGGATCGCCGCGGACGTGCACGACATCCTCGGCCGGACGCTCACCGCCATCGCGCTCAAGGGCGAGATCATCCCCCGCATGGGCTCCGATCAACCGGGGTTGCAGGATGGCGAGCCGATCCCCGGTGATGCTGACGCGCAGTGCGCGCTCCGAGGTCCGGTCCGCCATCGCGTCCTCGTGGACCACCACCCGTGA
- a CDS encoding amidohydrolase family protein → MSTHQPFTITDVRVFDGHRIADATHLRVADGRIDALGGAAIARAGDALVDGRGGTLLPGLVDAHVHLLPGCTQLAAAFGVTTLIDQFSKPEVIDPEVAAITASARGEGPVRADLRTSSIGATAPNGHPTMAYSPFPYVTGPAEARPFVESRMAEGATHIKVIYDDGSGAMLDIPSLDGATIEALVQAAHRHGLPVVAHASTASGAVTVARCGVDVLAHAPFDRMSDGEIRDVAGIGVSMIATLGVIDGFPGPDGVMPLLAQRELAARLTPRWRRVLVAQSTRWTPPEPPDGAAARYNTAALMESGVRVLAGTDAPNPGLVFGAGLHRELQHLVRAGLRPTEALTAATAGPAEVFGLADRGRLDVGSRADLVLVDGDATTNIEATQSLRHTWVRGRLAAPEAYTGSETEREGIAWLRESTAKISAAIRDMRPDFPTPEDVTRDDGQVLGRLVPTSGGWRATTTFGAPLGDVVSREEALDTLHTRGLSCLAEPWWVLTFDEAEWREAELVEVRPGRVRLRWTDRMVDQDPSGQWLDLDDIELIRERPVA, encoded by the coding sequence ATGAGCACACATCAACCGTTCACCATCACCGATGTCCGCGTCTTCGACGGTCATCGGATCGCCGATGCGACCCACCTGCGCGTCGCGGACGGACGCATCGACGCCCTGGGCGGCGCCGCGATCGCCCGCGCCGGTGACGCTCTCGTCGACGGGCGCGGCGGCACGCTGCTGCCGGGCCTCGTCGACGCGCACGTCCACCTGCTGCCCGGGTGCACCCAGCTCGCGGCGGCCTTCGGCGTCACGACGCTGATCGACCAGTTCAGCAAGCCCGAAGTCATCGACCCGGAAGTGGCCGCGATCACCGCATCCGCACGAGGGGAAGGGCCCGTCCGGGCCGACCTGCGCACGTCGAGCATCGGGGCGACGGCGCCGAACGGCCACCCGACGATGGCGTACTCGCCCTTCCCGTACGTCACGGGGCCGGCGGAGGCTCGGCCCTTCGTCGAGTCCCGGATGGCTGAGGGCGCCACGCACATCAAGGTGATCTACGACGACGGCTCGGGCGCCATGCTGGACATCCCGTCGCTGGACGGCGCGACGATCGAGGCGCTCGTGCAGGCGGCCCACCGGCACGGCCTCCCGGTGGTGGCGCACGCCTCGACGGCGTCGGGTGCGGTCACGGTCGCGCGGTGCGGGGTCGACGTGCTGGCGCATGCGCCGTTCGACCGCATGTCGGACGGTGAGATCCGCGACGTGGCCGGCATCGGGGTCTCCATGATCGCGACGTTGGGCGTCATCGACGGTTTCCCGGGTCCGGACGGTGTCATGCCGCTGCTGGCTCAGCGTGAGCTCGCGGCCCGTCTGACGCCGCGGTGGCGCAGGGTCCTGGTCGCCCAGTCGACGCGGTGGACGCCGCCGGAGCCACCGGACGGCGCCGCGGCGCGGTACAACACCGCCGCCCTGATGGAGTCGGGGGTGCGGGTACTCGCCGGCACGGACGCGCCCAACCCCGGACTGGTGTTCGGGGCGGGCCTGCACCGTGAGCTCCAGCACCTCGTCAGGGCGGGGCTGCGGCCCACCGAGGCGCTGACCGCGGCCACCGCCGGCCCCGCCGAGGTCTTCGGTCTGGCGGACCGGGGGCGGCTCGACGTCGGCTCGCGGGCGGACCTCGTCCTCGTCGACGGAGACGCGACGACGAACATCGAGGCGACGCAGTCGCTGCGCCACACGTGGGTGCGGGGACGCCTGGCCGCGCCCGAGGCGTACACCGGAAGCGAGACCGAGCGCGAGGGCATCGCCTGGCTCCGGGAGTCGACCGCGAAGATCAGCGCGGCGATCCGGGACATGCGGCCCGACTTCCCGACACCGGAGGACGTCACCCGTGACGACGGCCAGGTCTTGGGGCGCCTCGTCCCGACCTCGGGCGGGTGGCGGGCCACGACGACGTTCGGTGCGCCCCTGGGCGACGTCGTGAGCCGCGAGGAGGCGCTGGACACCCTCCACACGAGAGGGCTGTCGTGCCTGGCCGAACCGTGGTGGGTGCTGACGTTCGACGAGGCGGAATGGCGGGAGGCCGAGCTCGTCGAAGTCCGCCCGGGCCGCGTTCGGCTGCGCTGGACCGACCGGATGGTCGACCAGGACCCGTCCGGTCAGTGGCTCGACCTGGACGACATCGAGCTGATCCGGGAGCGGCCCGTCGCCTGA
- a CDS encoding MerR family transcriptional regulator, whose amino-acid sequence MEYSISQVARMAGISSRTLRHYDDIGILPPARVSANGYRWYGRPELLRLQRIMLLRELAMPLGTIAETLDGETDELTALRRHREQLTAERDRLDRILDTVDRTVADLSGGRPVSDEGFFVGLAEAKDRLREDLRARYGENVDGHLASAELATSGWTREDHEHAAEEGRRLFARMARARRRGVAPDDEEALDLMVEHYQGVRAMWPADAAAYHALGDLLIDNPEQRAIIAAVDPELPPWLSAAVQAYAVRRLGHVEG is encoded by the coding sequence ATGGAGTACTCCATCAGCCAGGTCGCCCGAATGGCGGGGATCTCGTCGAGGACGCTGCGGCACTACGACGACATCGGGATCCTTCCGCCCGCGCGCGTTTCGGCGAACGGCTACCGCTGGTACGGACGCCCGGAGCTCCTGCGCCTGCAGCGCATCATGCTGCTGCGAGAACTGGCGATGCCTCTCGGTACCATCGCGGAGACGCTCGACGGCGAGACCGACGAGCTCACCGCGCTGCGCCGGCACCGCGAACAGTTGACCGCCGAGAGGGACCGTCTCGACCGGATCCTCGACACCGTCGACCGCACCGTCGCCGACCTCTCGGGCGGGCGACCCGTCAGCGATGAGGGTTTCTTCGTCGGACTGGCCGAAGCCAAGGACCGCCTCCGCGAGGACCTCCGAGCTCGGTACGGCGAGAACGTCGACGGCCACTTGGCCAGCGCCGAGCTCGCCACGAGCGGGTGGACCCGCGAGGACCACGAGCACGCCGCCGAGGAGGGACGGCGCCTGTTCGCCCGCATGGCACGCGCCCGCAGACGCGGTGTCGCCCCTGACGACGAGGAGGCGCTCGATCTCATGGTCGAGCACTACCAGGGGGTCCGCGCCATGTGGCCGGCCGACGCTGCGGCCTACCACGCCCTCGGTGACCTCCTGATCGATAACCCGGAGCAGCGCGCCATCATCGCCGCCGTCGATCCGGAGCTCCCGCCCTGGCTGTCGGCGGCCGTTCAGGCCTATGCCGTGCGCAGGCTCGGCCACGTGGAGGGCTAG
- a CDS encoding ArsR/SmtB family transcription factor, with the protein MSSLPETSAEFTWLPQPDLATLDVGVLLHALADPTRLQIVRLLMEKGEGSCGSLELPVNRSTVSHHLRILRDSGVVSTRLQGTSRLSRLRWDEIEERFPGLFPAIIDAAPPADRTSGGRSH; encoded by the coding sequence GTGAGTTCTCTTCCCGAGACGAGTGCGGAGTTCACCTGGCTGCCGCAGCCGGACCTCGCGACCCTTGACGTCGGTGTTCTGCTCCATGCGCTGGCCGACCCCACGCGCCTGCAGATCGTCCGCCTTCTCATGGAGAAGGGGGAGGGCTCCTGCGGCTCTCTGGAGCTTCCCGTCAACCGGTCCACGGTCTCCCATCACCTGCGCATACTGCGCGACAGCGGCGTGGTGTCGACCAGACTGCAGGGGACCTCCCGGCTGAGCCGTCTCCGCTGGGACGAGATCGAGGAGCGATTCCCCGGCCTCTTCCCCGCGATCATCGACGCGGCCCCGCCCGCGGACCGCACGAGCGGCGGCCGCTCCCACTGA
- the asnB gene encoding asparagine synthase (glutamine-hydrolyzing) has protein sequence MCGIAGWVNFDQGVHDERDLLSRMTETMACRGPDASGTWTDVHVALGHRRLSVIDIEGGRQPMAAEEGGRSLACLTYSGEVYNFRELRKELISRGHRFRTRSDTEVVLRGHLEWGEGLVDRLNGMFAYAVWDAVHQELLLVRDRMGIKPLYYFPLDDGVVFGSEPKAILPHPNVPRRIGEDGLREVLEMVKTPGQAVFSGMSEVRPGEIVRVRRGGLTRRTYWALEAREHGDDLDTTIATVRSLLEDVVDRQLVADVPLCSLLSGGLDSSAITALAAKGLGDTPVRSFSVDFADHGTGFRGDSIHGSPDAPFARDLVRHVGAEHSEVILNSGELADPGLRAAVVRATDLPPTYWGDMWPSLYLLFQEIRKESTVALSGESADEVFGGYPWFHTPEAVNASTFPWLASPTKALFDGQGLFEPSLLDKLDMRAFLRDSYSQAVSEAPVLPGESPLERRMRQLTYVNLTRFNQALLDRKDRMSMAVGLEVRVPFCDHRLVDYVYSVPWSMKTFDGKEKSLLRAAVADLLPDSVVKRVKSPYPTTQDPGYELALRGEMARVLEDPGSPVVPLLDTAAVRTLLESPLGDTSRKYERMGLETVLGLNSWLVSYSVALDL, from the coding sequence ATGTGTGGAATCGCTGGATGGGTGAACTTCGATCAGGGCGTCCACGATGAGCGGGACCTCCTCTCCCGCATGACGGAGACCATGGCCTGCCGGGGTCCGGACGCCTCCGGCACCTGGACGGACGTGCATGTGGCACTCGGCCACCGGCGGCTCTCCGTCATCGACATCGAAGGCGGCCGTCAGCCCATGGCCGCCGAAGAGGGGGGCCGCTCCCTCGCCTGTCTGACCTACAGCGGCGAGGTCTACAACTTCCGGGAACTCCGCAAGGAGCTGATCTCCCGCGGGCACAGGTTCCGCACCCGCAGCGACACCGAAGTCGTCCTCCGCGGGCACCTGGAATGGGGCGAGGGGCTCGTCGACCGCCTGAACGGAATGTTCGCCTATGCCGTCTGGGACGCCGTCCACCAGGAACTGCTCCTGGTCCGCGACCGGATGGGGATCAAGCCCCTGTACTACTTCCCGCTGGACGATGGGGTGGTGTTCGGCTCGGAGCCCAAGGCGATCCTCCCCCATCCGAACGTTCCGCGCAGGATCGGGGAGGACGGTCTGCGCGAGGTCCTGGAGATGGTGAAGACTCCCGGGCAGGCGGTCTTCTCCGGAATGTCCGAGGTCCGCCCGGGGGAGATCGTGCGGGTGCGGCGCGGCGGGCTGACCAGGCGCACCTACTGGGCCCTTGAGGCCCGCGAGCACGGCGACGACCTGGACACCACCATCGCGACGGTGCGCTCACTGCTGGAGGACGTCGTCGATCGGCAGCTCGTCGCCGACGTGCCGCTGTGCTCGCTGCTCTCAGGCGGGCTGGATTCGTCGGCGATCACCGCTCTGGCCGCCAAGGGGCTCGGTGACACCCCCGTACGGTCGTTCTCCGTGGACTTCGCCGACCACGGGACGGGTTTCCGCGGCGACTCGATTCACGGATCGCCCGACGCTCCCTTCGCCCGCGACCTCGTGCGGCACGTGGGGGCCGAACACAGCGAGGTCATCCTGAACAGCGGAGAACTCGCCGATCCCGGGCTGCGCGCAGCCGTCGTCCGGGCCACCGACCTTCCGCCGACGTACTGGGGCGACATGTGGCCGTCGCTGTACCTGCTGTTCCAGGAGATCCGGAAGGAGTCCACGGTGGCCCTGTCCGGTGAGTCCGCGGACGAGGTCTTCGGGGGCTATCCCTGGTTCCACACCCCTGAGGCCGTGAACGCCTCGACCTTCCCCTGGCTTGCCTCGCCCACGAAGGCGCTGTTCGACGGGCAGGGACTGTTCGAGCCGTCCCTCCTGGACAAGCTGGACATGCGGGCCTTCCTGCGCGACAGCTACTCCCAGGCCGTGTCCGAGGCCCCCGTGCTGCCGGGGGAGAGCCCTCTGGAACGCCGGATGCGGCAGCTCACCTATGTCAACCTGACCCGCTTCAACCAGGCGCTGCTGGACCGCAAGGACCGCATGAGCATGGCGGTGGGCCTCGAAGTCCGCGTGCCCTTCTGCGACCACCGACTGGTGGACTACGTCTACAGCGTCCCCTGGTCCATGAAGACCTTCGACGGGAAGGAGAAGAGCCTGCTGCGCGCCGCGGTCGCAGACCTGCTTCCCGACTCCGTCGTGAAGCGGGTGAAGAGCCCCTACCCGACGACCCAGGATCCCGGATACGAGCTCGCCCTGCGCGGCGAGATGGCCCGCGTGCTGGAGGACCCCGGTTCACCGGTGGTCCCGCTGCTGGACACCGCGGCGGTGCGGACGCTCCTGGAGTCGCCGCTGGGCGACACCAGCCGGAAATACGAGCGGATGGGCCTGGAGACCGTGCTCGGCCTCAACTCGTGGCTGGTCTCATACTCGGTCGCCCTCGACCTCTGA
- a CDS encoding MFS transporter: MLAFGTFAIGTCEFVLAGLLPQLAESLDVTIPTAGQVVTVFALTCAVLAPVLATSTAGRPRRQVLLIAAAVYFAGNVGTALSPSFPVLLVTQMVAAAGAGLFVPIASVTASALVQPERRGRAIAIVTTGLTAATALGAPIGTVLGGLLGWRAAMFFVAALALIAMLGIVSVVPKKVDAPAPERLRERIAPLADRRVVTVLATTLVAFTAVYIPYTYISVVFAPATGGSSVRLAVLMSIVGVVGTLANYVAGSLADRIGSRPVVAGALVWLAASLFIIPLATSLYPAALVMVFLYGFAAFAITTPQQHRLITLKPESASVLISLNAAILYLGITMSGVLGAAGISLVGAGMLTLLAGGLALLALLLSELAHRLSARGSTTAEPEKGESGKESAAGLST, translated from the coding sequence ATGCTGGCGTTCGGGACCTTCGCGATCGGCACGTGCGAATTCGTCCTCGCCGGCCTCCTGCCCCAGTTGGCGGAGTCGCTCGACGTCACGATCCCCACCGCGGGGCAGGTCGTCACCGTGTTCGCGCTGACCTGCGCGGTTCTGGCCCCCGTGCTGGCCACCTCCACCGCGGGCCGTCCCCGTCGCCAGGTCCTGCTCATCGCGGCTGCGGTCTACTTCGCGGGGAACGTCGGGACCGCGCTCTCGCCGTCCTTCCCCGTCCTCCTCGTCACCCAGATGGTGGCGGCGGCGGGAGCCGGCCTCTTCGTCCCCATCGCCTCGGTCACCGCCTCGGCACTGGTCCAGCCGGAACGGCGCGGAAGGGCCATCGCCATCGTGACCACGGGGTTGACGGCGGCGACAGCGCTCGGAGCGCCGATCGGCACCGTGCTGGGCGGACTGCTCGGCTGGCGGGCCGCGATGTTCTTCGTCGCCGCCCTGGCCCTGATCGCCATGCTCGGGATCGTCTCGGTGGTTCCGAAGAAGGTGGACGCTCCGGCCCCCGAGAGGCTGCGCGAACGGATCGCCCCCCTGGCCGACCGCAGAGTGGTCACCGTCCTGGCGACGACCCTGGTGGCATTCACCGCGGTCTACATCCCCTACACCTACATCTCGGTCGTGTTCGCGCCCGCCACCGGGGGCAGCAGCGTGCGGCTGGCCGTCCTCATGTCCATCGTCGGAGTCGTCGGCACGCTCGCCAACTACGTTGCCGGATCACTGGCCGACCGCATCGGCAGCCGTCCCGTGGTCGCGGGCGCGCTCGTCTGGCTGGCCGCCAGCCTGTTCATCATTCCGCTGGCGACCTCGCTCTACCCCGCCGCCCTGGTCATGGTCTTCCTCTACGGCTTCGCCGCCTTCGCCATCACCACACCGCAACAGCACCGCCTCATCACGCTGAAGCCGGAGTCGGCATCCGTTCTGATCTCGCTCAACGCCGCCATCCTTTACCTGGGCATCACGATGTCCGGCGTGCTTGGGGCAGCGGGGATCAGCCTCGTCGGCGCGGGCATGCTGACACTCCTGGCCGGCGGTCTGGCGCTGCTCGCCCTCCTGCTGTCCGAACTGGCACACCGGCTGTCGGCTCGCGGTTCGACGACCGCGGAACCGGAGAAAGGGGAGTCCGGCAAGGAGTCCGCGGCCGGCCTGAGCACCTGA
- a CDS encoding diiron oxygenase: MSTLIDENPRFKEIIDRLNSKSVEDYYNPYRVFEWPDELPAGMWWMTPELTTTHGSEIADGLSREQLHALSRYESINFYSLNVHGIRELLIEVTKRIHTTEFATPSEFFHHFIGEENEHMWFFAEFCLRYGGKIYAQPRGGAETIPPSNAESLLVFARILIFEELVDHFNSKMALDTNLHETIRQVNRIHHQDESRHIAFGRELVRVLFEDFQKQATEAEIGQVSDYLKRYITFSFESLYNPHVYRDAGIDSPLDVRRRLLESPRRKEFEQQVFRKTLSFLTKTGMLTDRDLSDSSGEQSGKGAERR, from the coding sequence GTGAGCACCCTGATCGACGAGAACCCTCGTTTCAAGGAGATCATCGACAGACTCAATTCGAAGTCGGTCGAGGACTACTACAACCCGTACCGGGTATTCGAATGGCCGGACGAACTTCCTGCAGGAATGTGGTGGATGACCCCGGAGCTGACCACCACACATGGAAGTGAGATCGCGGACGGCCTCTCGCGGGAGCAGCTCCACGCGCTTTCCCGATACGAGAGCATCAATTTCTACAGCCTCAATGTCCACGGGATCCGAGAACTCCTGATCGAGGTCACCAAGAGGATCCACACGACGGAATTCGCGACCCCCTCCGAATTCTTCCACCACTTCATCGGCGAAGAGAATGAGCACATGTGGTTCTTCGCCGAGTTCTGCCTGCGCTACGGCGGGAAAATCTATGCTCAGCCGCGCGGCGGCGCCGAAACCATTCCCCCGAGCAACGCTGAGAGTCTTCTCGTCTTCGCTCGCATCCTCATCTTCGAGGAACTCGTTGACCATTTCAATTCGAAAATGGCTCTGGACACGAACCTGCACGAAACGATCCGGCAAGTCAACCGAATTCACCACCAGGACGAATCCCGGCACATCGCGTTCGGGCGGGAACTGGTCCGGGTCCTTTTCGAGGACTTCCAGAAGCAGGCGACCGAAGCCGAGATCGGCCAGGTGAGCGACTACCTGAAGCGCTACATCACCTTCAGCTTCGAGTCGCTGTACAACCCGCACGTCTACAGGGACGCGGGCATCGACAGTCCACTGGACGTCCGCAGGCGGCTTCTTGAGAGTCCCAGGCGCAAGGAGTTCGAGCAGCAGGTGTTCCGTAAGACGCTCTCCTTCCTCACCAAGACCGGAATGTTGACCGACCGCGACCTCTCGGACTCCTCCGGGGAGCAGTCGGGGAAGGGAGCCGAACGACGATGA
- a CDS encoding holo-ACP synthase: MSQRIGVDLVPLARIRPLLAAERREVLERMLRPDEISNCRRGGRLDVPALAGRIAAKEAVFKLLREDGVPLPWLSIGVSAKSGTWPKVALEGEALSLAQASGIQSDISVSISHDGDYAVAAAVCEIADPVYEPSPPTAD, encoded by the coding sequence ATGTCCCAGCGGATCGGCGTCGATCTCGTACCGCTGGCCCGGATCCGCCCCCTGCTCGCCGCCGAACGGCGAGAGGTACTCGAACGGATGCTGCGGCCGGACGAGATCTCGAACTGCAGGCGCGGGGGGCGGCTCGACGTACCGGCACTGGCCGGCCGTATCGCGGCGAAAGAGGCGGTCTTCAAACTGCTCCGCGAAGACGGCGTGCCTCTTCCCTGGCTGTCGATCGGGGTCTCGGCCAAGAGCGGAACGTGGCCGAAGGTCGCTCTCGAAGGAGAGGCGCTTTCCCTCGCGCAGGCATCAGGAATCCAATCCGACATATCGGTGAGCATCTCGCATGACGGGGACTACGCCGTCGCCGCAGCCGTATGCGAAATAGCGGACCCGGTGTACGAGCCGTCTCCTCCCACGGCGGATTGA